GCCACGCATAATTTTTTCTGCATCgttagatctgctattgtgagatagtcggacataaaaaaacaaaatcataaaatgtttgacattggatcaactgtactgagtTGGAGTTTTTCATTCTTTTCATGGCGGAGAATGTTGAGTCTCTGCCGAACACCCCACCTCTTCGCATAgtctaattataattttttaattTTCTTATTTCTTCGGTGGCGTAACATATTCATTCCTTAGAGGTCTTAACCTCATATCCTACCTTTGCATATTATCTTTTGTCTCTTACGGACTGTCCTAGGAAAATTAACTAAAATGCGCACAGAGACAGATGATGCATCGGAGGTCTTCAGATGGTGTAGTCAGCTCTGTGGCATTCTCAAGCTTCTTCTACACAGCCTTAAGATtttttttaattttaatttaattttctCGTCGTGTAACATATTATTCTCTACAGTCTAACCTTGCACACCACCTTTGCATATTTACGTATTACTGAAAGATCACCAACTGAACAGAGCACCAACACGATCTTTGACCCTGAGCTCGACTACAATGCCCACGAGAACACTGAATACCTCAAAGACGACGTGGTGTTGAGAGTCAAACCTACAAGTAGCCAACTACAAGCCATGGCTGGAGTGAAATCTAGCATTCATCGTTACATGTTCATACGTGTGCGTGTACACGTTGGCTCCTATACACTGTTACTTATAATCGAACAAGATTAGTgcagttagcttatctatataattatgtaaactcGCTGAGAAGAAAATACTTGTCCTtttttttttctgttctttatcacaatcatTCAAAGATAAAATATTGTATTAATCGTTGGTTTGGCGTAAACATATttaaattatacacataccaaAATTGGGATTTTAACATACCATTTGAATGACCTCTTTCTAAAATCGCTGATGTGTTGTAGCTCTGATTCACTATCATGTTTTGATTGAGTGCGTAGAATgccacacagcacacacacacccacaccatcacacacacacgcccacacacacccataccatcacacacacacgcccacacacacaggattcAATGGAGCAGAAGACGCAAGAGCTCAACTCGCTCAAGGACGTGAGTACAACAGAGTCACGTAAGAACAAGGAGAGATTGTCGAGTCTGTTCTCTGACCTTCGTGAGATTGGCACTGTCCTGGGTAACCATGGCGACCTTCCTCTAGAGAGCTCCTCGGACATCATCACAGATGATGACTTTGCAAGAGTAAGAATGAACTTATCGTAACGGATTTGTATATTGGACATGCATTTTCGCGGCTTGGTGAAATCCACTAAATATTGGCCCTCAAAAATTACCCCGCTATTACGTTATTACATACAGGTTCGTATCCACTTGTCCAACCTCCGGTGTGAGGCACGGACCCTCTTAGAGCAGAGGAATGTACTGGAGAATGCCGAGAGGGAGGCCAGGGATAAGGCCACTACTGTCATCAAGGAACTAGGAGTATGCAGACTAAAAATATCCCAGGTAAAGAAGTACAGTTACATCAGCTGACTGACTGACTGGCTTGTTCCCACCAACCCTAGGGGTTGTTTTTTCTCAAAATGGGTCTGTTTTGATAGCAAACTTTAATATGAGATAGGATTATGCATTTTCACGATTAAAggatgcattttgtagcctaTTATCTACTCTTTCTTTGTCTCCTCCAGTACGAGGCACAGAACGAGAGCTTGTCTGTCCACCTTCGTGAGAGTGAAGGCAAGAAGAAAGAGCTGGAGGGAGCGCTGGTCACTCTCAATGAGCAGCTGCTGTCCTTGAAGACAAAGGAACATATGCTGCTAGCATCAGGGTTgagcaggtgtgtgtgtgtgcgtgtgtgtgttggggtgtgtgcgtgtgtgtgttggggtgtgtgtgtgggtgtgtggtgtgtgtgtgtgtgcgtgtgtgtgttggggtgtgtgcgtgtgtgtgttggggtgtgtgtgtgggtgtgtggtgtgtgtgtgtgtgcgtgtgtggtgtgcgtgtgtgcgtgtgcgtgtgtgtgtgtgtgcgtgtgtgtgtgtgtgtgtggggtgtgtgtgtgtgtgtgtggggagtgtgtgtgtgtgtctgtgtacaaccacgagctaactttgagtgaccataacttgtgttgggaacgtccaatttctagtagctgtttggtagtgctacaatatggtgtgcttagatcagcgATTGCTTTAGGCCCAAATTGTACAGTGTGTCTGACACTCTTACTTATTGCAGGTACACGTGATTCTGTGGTATATTACTCTATTCTTCCTATCACCCCTCACAGTGACGAAGATGAGGAGGCTCTCGAGACAGAACCATCATTTGAAGTGGAGATGGTCACTCAACTAAAGTCTCAGATCAGCACCACTGAGGAGCTCATCACCTCCATGACTCAGTGGGTTGTGTGTATTGTACAAAGGTTCTAGGTTTCCCAGTAACGCACTGCATAAAGGTTCTAGACATGACTTTCTGAAAACCTGAAGTAAGCTCTTTCAATGGTGGGTAGTCTGCAAGTTCTTAATTTAGAGGGTCTACCATCTACTACAATTACCTCTCTGAGAAGCTAAAAAATCCCTTCTCTTAATTCATGAATATTTCCCCccaaccattaattttagtcgaTATAGAATCCTGACAGTTATGTCATAGTTTACTTGAATGTTATCATGTCCTATAGGAAATATAACGATCAGTTGCTTGAGATGGACGAACTTCGTTCAGAGCTTCTCCAGTCTCAGAATTATCAGAGAGAAGAGGAGCAGAAGTACTCCAAGATACGACTGCAGATGAGAGTCAAAGAGAGGTTGAGACACGATCTAGGTGGTCTCACGGACACTGTGGTGAGTGGGAGGGGCttgtggtgagggggtggggcttgtgtctccatagcatgtacctgtgttagcaggccaccctctataatacagccaggttaatgggcctcaaagtctgtccatagcatgtgtttggacctgtgttagcaggccacgctctataatacagccaggttaatgggcctcaaagtctttccatagcatgtgtttggacctgtgttagcaggccaccctctataatacagccaggttaatgggcctcaaagtctgtccatagcatgtgtttggacctgtgttagcaggccaccctctataatacagccaggttaatgggcctcaaagtctccatagcatgtgtttggacctgtgttagcaggccaccctctataatacagccaggttaatgggcctcaaagtctctccatagcatgtgtttggacctgtgttagcaggccaccctctataatacagccaggttaatgggctccaaagtctctccatagcatgtgtttggacctgtgttagcaggccaccctctataatacagccaggttaatgggctccaaagtctctccatagcatgtgtttggacctgtgttagcaggccaccctctataatacagccaggttaatgggcctcaaagtctctccatagcatgtgtttggacctgtgttagcaggccaccctctataatacagccaggttaatgggcctcaaagtctctccatagcatgtgtttggacctgtgttagcaggccaccctctataatacaaccaggttaatgggctccaaagtctctccatagcatgtgtttggacctgtgttagcaggccaccctctataatacagccaggttaatgggcctcaaagtctctccatagcatgtgtttggacctgtgttagcaggccaccctctataaagagccaggttaatgggcctcaaagtatccatagcatgtgtttggacctgtgttagcaggccaccctctataatacagccaggttaatgggcctcaaagcttccatagcatgtgtttggaccttgTGTCAATCACTATGATTCAGTAAAAAATAATGCAGATGTCGGATCTCCTCTGACCTCAATGTGTTGTAACTCGTACAGTAGGTTAAAAAAAGTTGGGCACACTGGACATTTTTTCAAAAGCTTTCAGAAACCACATCTGAAATGTTGTTCTGTGCTagtgttgtgtgggtgtgtcagTTGCTGTATATCATTAATGTCTTCCTGTCGTTGTTTGTTACCTCCAGTCTCGTGAGCTGGAGCGACTGAATGGACTGCGTCAATCGTACATTAGTCACATGACCGCACGGCTGAATAAGCAGACCAGCGAGGGGGACGAACTGCTCACTCCTGATCGACGGGAAATACAGTTCCTAGAAAGAAACCTCGAGGAGCTGTCCAGGACACATAAGAAGGtgagggatgtgcccacactggtcggttggtactaaccaccaaCCTCTGTAGGCATGGTTACCACATGCTAGGCTATTATAGCAAATGTGTGTGTTGGGTTGAGACACATCGTACTACATGTGTGAGGTTAggactgctgagtcagctactCTACCTACATGTGTGAGGCAAATAAGGCAAATTCGTGTTTTGAATTGAGACTGAGGGATTGAGGAACgatttttaggattttctgaaagcttagaaagagacctttcaaatggtgtcatcaaagttcatatttgagagataaaagtatttgccaatttagtcgtaccatggattatagcccatggtccgaggccgaaaaatgacaaattagggccccgatgaaattttggattgaaacacatcatttgaaaggtaattttctgagctttcggaaaatcatGAAATtattgacattggatcaactgtactcaagttatggctgttgaaagatgttcaactacacccccaccccctccgtttcatcaatctctttcagctgccataacttgaattctgtggatccaaagtcaaaaattttatgattttttgaaagcttagaaaaagacctttcaaatggtatcatcgaagttcatatttgagagataaaagtatttgccaatttagtcgtaccatggattatagcccatggtccgaggccgaaaaatgacaaattagggccccgatgaaattttggattgaaacacatttgaaaggtaattttctgagctttcagaaaatcatgaaattattgacattggatcaactgtactcaagttatggctgttgaaagatgttcaactacacccccaccccctccgtttcatcaatctctttcagctgccataacttgaattctgtggatccaaagtcaaaaattttatgattttttgaaagcttagaaaaagacctttcaaatggtgtcatcaaagttcatatttgagagataaaagtatttgccaatttagccGTGCCATGGattattatagcccatggtccgaggccgaaaaatgacaaattagagccccgatgaaattttggattgaaacacatcatttgaaaggtaattttctaagctttcagaaaattataatttttttgacattggaccaactgtactcaagttatggctgttgaaagatccACCACTTAGAAAATTCAACACAAATATTTGCCTAGCCTGCATGTGGTAAGACCTTATGAGTGGTAGCTAAGATTATAATCAAAGGCAAATTTGTGTGTTCAATTAAAAATATCTTTGGGCATCTCCTTGTAAGAAGCTTTACTATTCTCTGGATATTTTCTTTCCTTTCATAGACTGCCTCGGAGAACTCTGAACTCCAGAGGGAAATCCCCCGCCTACACACTATCCTGGCCGGCAAGAGTAGGCGTATTGGAGAACTCGAGAGTCTACTCCAGGAAACAAAGATGGCTGCCAACCAGGAGTATGAACGGTTGAGAACTGAGAACGAGAAGACAAAACAAAACTTTATGAAACGTCTCAAAGAAAAAGAGAAAGAAGGTGTGGCTGGCTACGCATGTGTTGTCTTAATGGCCGAGTGGGTGGTGTGATGTACCCTTTCCTGTGATATGGTATCCTTGTGGTTCTGGTCTTCCTGTGGTAGTTGGTGCTTGTGTGATAGGGCTGATCTTGTGGTTTAGTTCAAGGGTTTGAATTTCGAACAGTCTGCCCAGTTTTAATTGCTGATTGCCTGATAGTTGAGTCTAGCTATTGGATGGACCACCCAACCAAGAGACCAACCCTAGAACACTTGCACAATAGATCTCACCATTATCTGACATCACTGCACGTACATGCATAGTAGGTGTTGGAACTGCATATACAACGTATAGTTTGGGTAATTAACGTTCTGAGTATTGACAGTGTACTTTGTATCCCCTGCTATCCAAGGAAATGCTCTAACCCCCCTAATCCTACCCCCCACAATGCTCTAACCCCCCTAACCCTACCACCCTACATTGTTCTAAACCCCCTCACCCTACAATGCTCTAACCCCCCTCTCTACCCCCTACATTGCTCTAACCCCCTTAATCCTACCCCCTACAATGCTCTAACCCCCCTCATCCTACCCCCCTACAGCTCAGTCTGGGAGAGTGATCAGGAGGCAAGGGCCAAGCATCGGTAAGTGCAGGCAGGCATGCACCTAGTTACAGATTGTACTGCTTTATAGAATGCCATACAACAGTTCCCACTGGCTTCTATGTAAGTCTAAGCATGTTCAAAACTACCCTCTGTACTATGGTAACGGCCAGGTGTGTGTGACTGGAAGCATCCATTGCACACATAAGATGGTAGTCGGTCTCACCATGTGttactgtgtgtgtaaggTGGCCACAATTGATAAGCACTGGAGCAGCCCACAGCTGATAGGCCTGGGAACGCAGTCAGTTGACACGTTGAGTGGGCGTTCAATTAGTGGCCTCAAGCTATTCACTGTGTGGGCGGGTGGTCTAGTTGAGTGGGCGGAATCCTTGTACCCTCCGGAATGCAATCATCAGATTATTGAattgtgttgtgttttgtTTCTGCTCTttatattatgtacataaGCATAGTTTGCGTTATAGCTGTAGCATGTAGTGTGTTCTTGttgatcacacacacacacacccacacacgcccccacacacacacacacacagttcgaCCAGTACCTCGTAAAGGTAATGAAGTCTCAGCCAGCTCATCCAGAGACGCATTATTAGCCGGAGCAGGAGTGACTGTGATTGGTCAGCGCAGGAAACCACGGCAACTAGACACGTAAGTACACTCAGCAACCACCAAAAATAGAAAATACATGTTCAGTATAAGTCCTCTAAAAAAACTGCTATCcttgaaaataattattgtacgcaAAGTTTACAAAAATGGCCAATTTGCAAACATTTAgaccctcaaaaattacccactatacgggtTGTTGTGTTTATGTAAGAGCTTCTTCCTTGTTGGTTTTGCTGATTGTCTAATTTCATCAATTAAGtcccgtacatgtacattccaATTACCCACAAGATTATGTAATTACCAATTTTTGTTTCTCTGCAGAGATTCTGATTCTAATATTTCTGACTCGGTCTACACCACGCCCCCGTTGTCAAGTAAGTATGGCTTCCTGGCCCTAGCAACCGTTGGCCTTCTTTGTGTACTCGTGTACGGGATAGTTATATAGTACGTGACACGGACTATAAAACATGATCTAATTATTCATCAATCTTTAACATTTTTTAAGCCTCTTTTTCCGTCTTTGTATATGTGTACATTGCACGTATGTATATTTATTCAAATCAACTCCACCATTGATTTTTGTGGTCACCAATTGGCTTTCCGTTTGACAATTCAATCTCTTTAAATACTATAATAACAATATCGGCATTGCCACATCTAACAAGTTGATTTGCCAAACTTGATAAAGAGTTAATGGCCTTCTCTTTGTGTGCGATTAAGCTACTCTGTATCCATGGTAACGAGTATGAAGCCTTGATTAGAATTATAGTGCCAAGTACTGTCTACTGAGGCTGCCCAATATTGACACTAGCCCTTGACCACCAGTGAAGCCTGTGCTCTGTATAATTACACTAGCTGGGAAAGCATCTCTCATGGATGCATATCCTCTTCCCAAAGCCTATATGATTGTTGTGGTAAATGCATGGGGCAATTCCCATTGTGTGTTAGCAAGCCTTACAGTATGCTCATGGGGCAATTCCCACTGTGTGTTAGCAAGCCTTACAGTCTGCATGTGTGAGTAGCTCTAGTTGTGCTTGTATTAACTGAATAAACTGTTAGTCTTGTTACCTCATGTTGAAATCCTTACTGCTCAAAAGGGGGCGGTGTGCACTGAACCGTATCACACACAAAGATTTTATCATTGAATGATCAGCTTATTTTGAAAGGTGTTTTAGCAACAGTTAAACCTCGGGTTATCATAAACAAACATCTTATGTCAACTGTCAGAGCATCGATTGATATTCTTGCCTCTCTGTCTCCACACACAGGTTAGGAAGTATGAAGAGCTTGTTTAACAAGATGTACAAGAAACATTAAATATTTATCACAGGTAGAGAAGAATTATTTCAGGAATTGTTTGGTCTGGTTTAAGTGTTGTGTGGTTACGATCTCTTTACCACTCTCTCCaatgtaattattgtgtctGTGAATGTGCTAATTCAAAATGTGTTTATTtttaatacagtgcatgtgcatgtgtgtaggggggggggagggtgtacatgtacatgcatgtgagggtgtacatgtacatgcatgtgagggtgtacatgtacatgcatgtgagggtgtactgtacatgcatgtgagggtgtacatgtacatgcatgtgagggtgtacatgtacatgcatgtcatcATGTAGGTATGACATATTATAAGCATAGCATggctattatacatgtagtcagaCTTTTGAGGATGTTAAATTGCCTACTAAAGGTTTAGACTGGTTGCTAATGGCCTGTGCTTGGGCtttgggtgtgtggggggcatgTCTACAGAGAATGGGAAATGATTCCTAAGCATGCATGCTCTGTTGGCCTGCTTTACTAGAATTCTACACATCTGCTGTTCAGACAATACTCGATCCAGTTAGGGCCGCTATTACCTGCATTCCAATTAACCAGGTTTCTAACTGCTGGCTGTTCACATCAGATGTTTAGCGTCTAATAGGATAATACGACAAACAGCTGTAGCTCCCACCGCATCAAAGGGGCTGGAATGCGTACAACCCGAACCTCTTGTTATAGCAGCGTCAGTATGACATCGTATAAGTGTTGTACATGATTCTGCGGTGGTTTAGGAGAGTAATTGTGTTTGAATGATAATTGATGAGATAATTATCGTATATATGGAGTAAATAAAGTAACCCTTGCCAACCAGctgtacacatgcaccatTATAACTAAGGGCTCTGCACACCTGTTTTATACAGCCCACAGTATAGGGCAgccaaaaattaatactgtatTTAAGCattgcatgtatactataGCTAATATTCTCTTCCACACAAATACTCACAACCACAATGTCCTACATATAGCTGTCTGATAACTGAAAAGCTCTAGAATTTCAGGAACAAATTTTTAAAAGTGGAGAATGTTGCTGCATGTCCAATTGCACCGTTTAAATGCTTTGAAGCCTAAGAGCCCGCTATAGTATGGCTTTTTCCCAGCCACATTGTTAGCTCAATTTTGAAAATTACCACAATAATAGCAAACAACAGATTCAACACACGGAAATCAAAACCAGCACAGAGGCTTTAAGttacaaaaaacaaaactTACAGCCAAACCAaatacgataattatgtacataaaaaTATTGCACATGTTAACACAAAACACGATTGAGAAAACACACATTTGAGGTCATCTACAAGTGATAGTTCAAGAATTCAGTctcacagctagctagttagttAGTTAGTGGGCTGCCGTCAATGGCGACGAGTACACGTACGTTTCACGGAGAGATACATCCGATCTTGGTGGTACAACAGGAGCACTCGTGTCTGCTCCGGAGATATAGGTACTAAACGGCTCTCCGGATTCTTCAAGCTCCAGCGAGCTCATACTGTTGTGTGTGGACCCTGTTACTGTCTGGCGGGGTAGACTGTTGTTGCTACTGTGACTCGAGACAGAGCTCTGATATGAGAGTTTTCGTTGacggtgtgtgggtggtgaggATGTGGAAGTTGTGAGGCTAGACGAAGAGCTTTGATGTGAGAGGATGTGCTTGTGTGGTGGGCGGTGTGAGGCTGTGGAGCTTGAAGACGAGTTCTGCTGTGAGAGTGAAGTTTTGCGTGAGGCGGGAGATGGGTGTGGCGGAGgggtggaggggaggggggaggacgAGAATACTTCATTCTGCGAGTCAGAGAAATGTCCGGCACTTAGTTCTGACATTGGTGAGCTACGTTCTCTATCAAACGAAGCTAAACTACCTTGCCTGACAAAATGATCGAGTGTCGGCCGTCTAGTCATAACCTTCAAAGAAGTGGCCTTTCTACGTCCTCTCTTAGCAGACCATTCATCAAGGGACATGCCTCCAGTTGCACCAGTGTCAGAGGAGGGACTCCGAGCTTGTGCTGTCGAGTCGCTCTCTCTCCTGATTCGTTCTTGCATAATAAACGTCTGCCAGCATGGGGGAAGCTGTCGCAATCCTGATTGGAGGATGGCATTCCTCGAAACCAATGGAAACACCGGACACCCGTAGTGATCTCTTGATATAAATGATAGTTCTTGATCGTTAGAGACCTCCATTATTAGTACAACAGATGTGTAGCTCTCAACGGCCGTCTTCAGGTCCTTGGCAACCTCTTGTGCCACATCTCTACCAGATGGGATCGTGAAAAATATGAAATTATCGGCCAACGAGTGCTTGCAAGTTTCCAACCACACAATGTCGGTACCGTACACTTCCACACTGCCCAATCGGCGTACTTCTTCAAAGGGTACTTCGAGGATAGTGGAACCAGTGGAGGGTGTGATGGCCGTAAGGTGGGAGGGGCAGGAGAGCTTGAGTATTGCCTCAGAGTACATGCAGGATGGCTGCTGTGGgatagtcacatgacacactTGCTCTGCAAAGGGGAGGAAAAGATACAGTAATTAATTTGATGAAAGAAATGAGGAAAGAGTGGGGAATAGGCAATTGTATAGAAATTTTTGGATGTTTACTATTGCTAGCAGCCATATCAATTCGAAGTACGTTTGAATTTCAAACTTCCCTTAGCCTCAGATGTGTCTAGATAAGGTAATTGGCCACAGGTCCTAGTGATAGCGTCCTTATCTACCACACAGTAATTAGTCAATTAACATCCACTTACTAACCTTGTCCAAACAGCTCGCAGAGTTTGGCCAGCCAGATGTTCTTTGTGTGCTGATCTTGTGCCTTGAGAATGAACTTCCTCTCTTTAGTCTCTATAGCAAACACATGTTGGTGGTTGCCGACCTTGGCACTTGGACGAATGCCCATGAATTTGGATAAGTCCACGATCTTTCTGGCCTCTCTCTTGGTCTCATCTTTGTAGTAGGAGAGCTGAATAATGGTTGACTCCATCTGTATATAGCAAATGAGAAGCAAGTTAATAGCATTGTTTCTATAGCAGCTGTGGTAAAAATGTCATAGCAAAGGAAAGAAGTCAGTTAATAGCTCTAGCTGTGGTAGAGATGTCAAGTGCCTGGTGTACATAGGTAAGTGGACAGTAGTAAACAGGTGGTGCACCACATGTACCCGTGCTGCAACCTAGACAACCCAGACACAATACTGTAGCACTGTCCTAACCCAAACATTCAGTGAAGCCAAAATCTGGGTGTTGGCTTTAAACGTAACTGCCACTCACTACCACGGCTACCACAAATAAGAGGAACTAAGGATCTGTAAGCGCTTGACAGAGTTGTCAGTGACCCCTCCCATCCTCCCCTACACACTTCACGCAATCCACTAACATATGCAAATCCAGTGCTGTATACAGAGAATTTCAAGTTGGTTGACTGTTAGTTAAAAGTACCACTATTGAAAGAAACACAGTGTGGTCGTGACTAACAGTCAActaacctgaaatcctctgctGCAGCAAAATAGTAACTAGTCCTAGTGATCACATGGCAGAATATCTATGTTCAAGGACTGATACTGAAAGTTGTTGTGGCCTCCGAAAATGACTAAAATTCTTGGGTGATTGAATGAGTTTTCCAGACAAAATATTACCACAATTAAACCACCTAAGAGAGGTTTTACTAAACAGACTGCACCATTTGATAGTCTAACTTACCCCACATTGTGCTAGTGAAAGTTGGAGCATTGAAAGCAAACACACAAAAACTAACTGTATATACCACCCACACCGACTTCTACACCTACAAGCTTTGGACAATCATTTTCGGTTTTCAACAAGTTGTATAATGCAGAGGGTAATTATGCACAACTGTCCCTTTAGACATAACCTTTGTAACACTTAACGTTTCTGTGATCTCTTTGCATACAGTGGTATGAATTACTTGGTAACCTATAGACACTAGTCATAACTAGCATTATGCTGAGATCCGACCATTAGTTGTCAAGGTGATGGATAGCGTAATGATTCTTAGAGCACCGTTTGATCGTAAATGCAATGCCAAGAAAGTAATTGATTTAGTGGTGTTCACTACTGCACTACCTCACTCATTAGTTAATTTGCTACATAAATTCACTAGAGACAAACTCACAGTGTCCAAAGTGGAGAGCACGAACCATCGCTTGGACCATTTCTGCAGCAATGAAAATGACATTGTCACTAAAGCAACAAGCGT
The Halichondria panicea chromosome 14, odHalPani1.1, whole genome shotgun sequence DNA segment above includes these coding regions:
- the LOC135348233 gene encoding uncharacterized protein LOC135348233, with translation MATHSGSSSPVSGSPPTGSAMSPTLLSLASGLMGPVAETILFESYLSKTPPLKSFIMKWSKRWFVLSTLDTMESTIIQLSYYKDETKREARKIVDLSKFMGIRPSAKVGNHQHVFAIETKERKFILKAQDQHTKNIWLAKLCELFGQEQVCHVTIPQQPSCMYSEAILKLSCPSHLTAITPSTGSTILEVPFEEVRRLGSVEVYGTDIVWLETCKHSLADNFIFFTIPSGRDVAQEVAKDLKTAVESYTSVVLIMEVSNDQELSFISRDHYGCPVFPLVSRNAILQSGLRQLPPCWQTFIMQERIRRESDSTAQARSPSSDTGATGGMSLDEWSAKRGRRKATSLKVMTRRPTLDHFVRQGSLASFDRERSSPMSELSAGHFSDSQNEVFSSSPLPSTPPPHPSPASRKTSLSQQNSSSSSTASHRPPHKHILSHQSSSSSLTTSTSSPPTHRQRKLSYQSSVSSHSSNNSLPRQTVTGSTHNSMSSLELEESGEPFSTYISGADTSAPVVPPRSDVSLRETYVYSSPLTAAH